From a region of the Corallococcus coralloides DSM 2259 genome:
- the cyaY gene encoding iron donor protein CyaY: protein MMDEARYHSLVAAAFKRILAAADTFDPDVLEAEATGDKVTLTAASGEKCIINTQRAVWQIWVAGQGQGIHFSHDDATRAWKDDKGKGLELFAFVSDVVRHLTGEPLVYPS from the coding sequence ATGATGGACGAAGCCCGCTACCATTCCCTCGTGGCCGCCGCGTTCAAGCGCATCCTGGCGGCCGCGGACACCTTCGACCCGGACGTGCTGGAAGCCGAAGCCACCGGTGACAAGGTGACGCTCACGGCCGCGTCCGGCGAGAAGTGCATCATCAACACCCAGCGCGCCGTGTGGCAGATCTGGGTGGCCGGCCAGGGCCAGGGCATCCACTTCAGCCACGACGACGCCACCCGCGCCTGGAAGGACGACAAGGGCAAGGGGCTGGAGCTGTTCGCCTTCGTCTCGGACGTGGTGCGGCACCTCACCGGCGAGCCGCTCGTCTATCCGTCCTGA
- a CDS encoding SixA phosphatase family protein: MRIFLVRHGDADAEIPEGLGDEARALTAKARTNVAAHFASLSERMGPISLILTSPLVRTVQTAQILSNSVKHEGLLRVHRCLLPDMPVGAVEPVLKEYSDENLVLVGHQPSMGALAAHLLGMQSFPKPVNPGTVIAMEWPDTPTSTEDQVPGEKGENPPAQHLKFLFYAAPGQQVLDVIQ; encoded by the coding sequence TTGAGGATTTTCCTGGTAAGGCACGGCGATGCGGACGCGGAGATCCCCGAGGGTCTCGGCGACGAGGCGCGCGCGCTGACCGCGAAGGCCCGTACGAACGTCGCAGCGCATTTCGCGTCGCTGTCGGAGCGCATGGGGCCCATCAGCCTCATCCTCACCAGCCCGCTGGTGCGCACGGTGCAGACGGCGCAGATCCTCTCCAACTCCGTGAAGCATGAAGGCCTCCTGCGCGTGCACCGCTGCCTGCTGCCGGACATGCCGGTGGGCGCGGTGGAGCCCGTGCTCAAGGAGTACTCCGACGAGAACCTCGTCCTGGTGGGCCACCAGCCCTCCATGGGCGCGCTCGCGGCGCACCTGTTGGGGATGCAGTCCTTCCCCAAGCCGGTGAACCCGGGCACGGTCATCGCCATGGAGTGGCCGGACACGCCCACCAGCACGGAAGACCAGGTGCCCGGCGAGAAGGGGGAGAACCCCCCGGCGCAGCACCTGAAGTTCCTGTTCTACGCCGCCCCCGGCCAGCAGGTCCTCGACGTCATCCAGTGA